One stretch of Eupeodes corollae chromosome 2, idEupCoro1.1, whole genome shotgun sequence DNA includes these proteins:
- the LOC129946707 gene encoding EP300-interacting inhibitor of differentiation 3 — translation MAELNSSGSGPTDRKIRLKNLLDKGNAIGSNAEAEDTVETISALKQIIIESDEIIGEGNVGDRTEHTTEIVMDAQLLKLSHQAVAKVLEASTEFNDGIYQNAIAGLVFKDDYDNWNALSDVAIGICRTCKVSTSMLGSFDLNVTETQKVHKEKQQRRKNKNNAEQREPEEVTKLEKQDKGAKKVKIIHKQIVRAFEENNRDPVPFYKLVIDPNNFMNTVENIFQVSFLARDGIVAIETGDDNLPHVRVTIKNEKDLVQHTSQSVCSVNLQLCKEMITFYDIKEPMLTLVNTMEQDD, via the exons GTTCAAATGCTGAAGCCGAAGACACAGTTGAAACAATATCTGCACTCAAACAAATTATCATTGAATCCGATGAGATTATTGGAGAGGGAAATGTTGGCGATCGAACTGAGCATACTACTGAAATAGTTATGGATGCTCAGCTTCTTAAGCTTAGTCATCAGGCCGTTGCCAAAGTTCTGGAAGCTAGCACTGAGTTCAATGATGGCATATATCAAAACGCTATT GCTGGCCTTGTCTTCAAGGACGATTATGATAATTGGAATGCTTTGAGTGATGTAGCTATTGGAATATGCCGAACATGTAAAGTTTCAACATCAATGTTAGGatcatttgatttgaatgtCACCGAAACACAAAAAgttcacaaagaaaaacaacaaagaagaaagaacaaaaat AACGCAGAACAACGAGAACCTGAAGAAGTTACCAAACTAGAGAAACAAGACAAAGGAGctaaaaaggttaaaattatACACAAACAAATTGTTCGG gcCTTTGAAGAGAACAATCGAGATCCAGTTCCATTTTATAAACTTGTCATAGAtccaaataattttatgaatacagttgagaatatttttcaagtttcgTTTCTCGCTCGCGATGGCATCGTTGCGATTGAAACTGGTGATGATAATCTGCCACATGTGCGtgtaacaattaaaaatgagaaagatcTGGTTCAACATACAAGTCAATCTGTTTGCAGTGTTAATTTGCAACTTTGCAAA gAAATGATAACTTTTTATGATATCAAAGAACCTATGCTTACACTCGTTAATACAATGGAACAAGATGATTGA
- the LOC129947101 gene encoding vacuolar protein sorting-associated protein 4, with the protein MAAGTTLQKAIDLVTKATEEDRNKNYAEALRLYEHGVEYFLHAIKYEAQGEKAKESIRAKCLQYLDRAEKLKEYLKKGKKPVKEGLSASKEDKDKKSDSDSDGEDPEKKKLQSKLEGAIVIEKPQVKWSDVAGLEAAKEALKEAVILPIKFPHLFTGKRIPWKGILLFGPPGTGKSYLAKAVATEANNSTFFSVSSSDLMSKWLGESEKLVKNLFELARQHKPSIIFIDEVDSMCSARSDNENDSVRRIKTEFLVQMQGVGNDTDGILVLGATNIPWVLDSAIRRRFEKRIYIPLPEDHARLVMFKIHLGNTTHVLTEDDLKVLASKTDGYSGADISIVVRDALMEPVRKVQQATHFKRVRGPSPLDKNLIVDDLLTPCSPGDQGAFEMAWMDVESDKLFEPPVTMRDMLKSLSRTKPTVNEDDLKKLEKFTEDFGQEG; encoded by the exons ATGGCTGCTGGAACAACACTTCAAAAAGCTATCGATTTGGTGACTAAAGCTACAGAGGAGGATCGCAATAAGAACTATGCTGAAGCATTACGCCTTTATGAGCATGGAGTGGAATACTTTTTGCATGCAATCAAAT ATGAAGCTCAAGGAGAGAAGGCAAAGGAATCGATTCGGGCTAAATGTCTTCAGTACTTAGATCGTGCCGAGAAACTAAAGGAATACCTTAAGAAGGGCAAAAAGCCCGTTAAGGAAGGTTTATCTGCTTCAAA GGAAGACAAGGATAAAAAGAGTGATAGTGATTCAGATGGCGAAGATCCGGAGAAAAAGAAGTTACAAAGCAAGTTGGAAGGTGCCATTGTCATTGAAAAACCCCAAGTCAAATGGTCAGATGTTGCCGGTCTGGAAGCAGCCAAAGAAGCTCTCAAGGAAGCTGTAATTTTGCCCATTAAATTTCCACATTTATTCACTGGTAAAAGAATACCATGGAAAGGTATCTTGCTCTTCGGTCCACCTGGTACTGGTAAATCATATTTGGCTAAAGCTGTTGCCACCGAAGCAAATAATTCGACATTCTTTTCGGTGTCGAGTTCTGatttaatgtcaaaatggcTTGGTGAATCTGAAAAGTTGGTCAAGAATCTATTCGAATTAGCCCGCCAGCATAAGCCAAGCATTATATTTATCGATGAAGTTGATTCAATGTGTTCGGCACGTTCGGACAATGAGAACGACAGTGTGAGGAGAATTAAAACAGAATTTTTGGTTCAAATGCAAGGTGTTGGTAATGATACAGATGGAATTTTAGTTCTTGGAGCTACCAATATTCCTTGGGTATTAGACTCAGCTATTCGGAGGCGTTTTGAGAAGCGTATTTACATTCCGCTGCCAGAGGATCATGCTCGATTGGTTATGTTTAAAATTCATTTGGGTAATACGACACATGTGCTCACAGAAGATGATTTAAAAGTTCTTGCCAGCAAGACTGATGG ATACTCAGGAGCGGATATATCAATTGTGGTTCGTGATGCTCTAATGGAACCTGTCCGAAAAGTTCAACAAGCTACTCATTTTAag AGGGTTAGAGGCCCATCACCTCTTGATAAAAATCTTATTGTTGACGATTTGCTAACACCTTGCTCACCAGGTGATCAAGGAGCATTCGAAATGGCATGGATGGATGTCGAAAGTGATAAATTATTTGAACCTCCCGTCACAATG CGTGACATGTTAAAATCACTATCTCGTACCAAACCAACCGTCAACGAAGATGATCTTAAGAAATTAGAAAAGTTCACAGAAGACTTCGGTCAAGAAGGATAG